GGCGGCGCGGGCATGCGCGATCCCAAGCGCAAATACTGCCAGATCGCTTCCCGTTGCTTCGTCCCATCCCCATCCAAGATCTCCGTCAAAGGACTTTTCCCCTCCTCGTCAAAGTACACGGGCATCTTCGAAGTTGGGTCGATCGACAACGGATTGCGCAGCCACCGCAGCACCCAATCTTTGCGCAAGCGGCTTCCGCTCAAAATCAAATTGACTCCCGGCGCCTCGAACACTTGCGTGGCTACCATGCTCCCCACGCTGTGGCAACTGGTGCATGAAAAGCCACCCGCGGCCGAGACAAGCTTCGCCCCCGTTTTCACCAGCTCCGCGTCAGGATCAGGTTCAATCGCCGAGCGCCCGCCAAGCCCGTGCCCATGCGCCAATCCCTTCGCCAGCAGGCTTGCCCGCGCCGGAAACGACGGCATCCGACCCTCCAGCCACGGCCGGGGCTTCTCCTTCACAACGCCGGCTAACATCGCTTCCACATACTCCGGATTGATCTTCTCCCCGAGCCTTTCGAACGGCGGCCAGCCTTCCACCTTCCCATGGCACTCGCGGCACTGCAGTTCCCGCGCCTGCCGCCTCGCAAAGTCCGCGGCCACCTGACGGTTGAGCGAACCCGCCATGCGCTTGCCGAACTCGCGCAATGAGTCTCGCGCGTCACCTACCAACCCGAAGTCCGGTGCCGCCAAGGGTGGACGCTCCGACAAACATCCGGACTCCCAATTCACCACTTTTTTGAAAACGTTGGACCGCACCCCGTCATCCTTCCTCGTTTTGTGGCACTGCAAACATCCTCGATCCTGCACCAAGCGCCGCCCTCGATCCACGCCGCCACCAGCGTCTGCCTGCAATGTGTTCGCGTCACTTCCGCCCGCCTTGGTGAGCAAAAAGGACGATAACGCCGCGGCCTCTTCGACGCTCAAATGAAAATTCGGCATGCGAATCCAATCATAGTGCGCCTCGGGTCGCATCAGGAAATCACGCAAGGATCGTCCGGGGAATTTCCTCCGCACGTCTCGCAAACTCAACTTGCCTCCCTCCACCTCGGCCTCACCAGGTACCGAGTGGCAAGACCCGCAATGCAAAGTGCCAAAAAGTTTTTCCCCCTGCCCGGCGTCTCCGCTCGGCTCGGCTGCACCAGCCGCCGTTTTTGCGGAATCCGTCAAACTCGCCAAATATCGAGCCACCGATTCCGCCTCCTCCGCGGCGCGTTCACCTTGAAAGATCTTGGGCATCCTCGCTGAATGTCGATGCTTTTTCGGGTCCAATATCCAGTCCCTCATCCATGATGGCCCCCGCCGCGACCCGATCCCGTCGAATGTCGGAGCGCCCATGCGCAGGTCGGCAGGTTGACCCGGCCCGTGGCCCTCATGGCAACTCGCACACCGCAGCTCGAGGAACAAGTCACGGCCTTTCCGCCGAACCTCATCGGACTCCACCTCGGGACTCGGCGCGTGCGAGAAGGCGGACGCGGGCACCGGCCCGGGAGGCGTGTCCCGATTGGACCAAAACAACCTCACCCATCCATCGCCGGCGTTCGGTCGTCTCCACTGCACCCGAAACGAGTTCGTTCCTTTGCCTAAGCGAACCGTGTTGCTCGCGGGCAATGAAGGCGCATCCCCATCCGCCTCCAATTCCTGAACCAGCTTGCCGTTGATCTCCAACCGCACCGGGCCCCTCGCTTCGAACTGAAAGCGAAAATCAGCGCGCAAGTCCACCGAGATCAGACCCCGCCACTCAGCCTCCACCAACCCCGGTGCCACAAAGGGCGAAGGCGTCTCGCCAGCGGGCACGAACAACTCCACGGTCGGCCGAGACTCGATATCACGACCCTCCCCGGCGAGGGATCGAAAGGACACCTCCAATCCCGGCTTCAAATCCGCCGCCCACCCCGAACACCACGCGACGAAGGCGCCTACCAGCCATCCCAACAGCATGTTCCTCCGCGTGGAGTCGCGTCTTGAATTCATCCTCATTCCCGGCGCGCTCCGCCCCTCTCAGGGAACCACATGCACCGTGTGCAAGACTTCCTGATTCAACTCGAATCCGTCTGCGGCTCGGAGGGCGAACTTCACCTGCATTTGCATCACCGGCTTAAGGTCCTCCAACGACAGCGTCACGGTCTTGCCATCCTCCGAAAGCCGCGCGGATTTCACCACCATCGCGTCACGTCCGGTCTTTTCCGGATGAGCCA
The sequence above is a segment of the Verrucomicrobiota bacterium genome. Coding sequences within it:
- a CDS encoding c-type cytochrome, with translation MRMNSRRDSTRRNMLLGWLVGAFVAWCSGWAADLKPGLEVSFRSLAGEGRDIESRPTVELFVPAGETPSPFVAPGLVEAEWRGLISVDLRADFRFQFEARGPVRLEINGKLVQELEADGDAPSLPASNTVRLGKGTNSFRVQWRRPNAGDGWVRLFWSNRDTPPGPVPASAFSHAPSPEVESDEVRRKGRDLFLELRCASCHEGHGPGQPADLRMGAPTFDGIGSRRGPSWMRDWILDPKKHRHSARMPKIFQGERAAEEAESVARYLASLTDSAKTAAGAAEPSGDAGQGEKLFGTLHCGSCHSVPGEAEVEGGKLSLRDVRRKFPGRSLRDFLMRPEAHYDWIRMPNFHLSVEEAAALSSFLLTKAGGSDANTLQADAGGGVDRGRRLVQDRGCLQCHKTRKDDGVRSNVFKKVVNWESGCLSERPPLAAPDFGLVGDARDSLREFGKRMAGSLNRQVAADFARRQARELQCRECHGKVEGWPPFERLGEKINPEYVEAMLAGVVKEKPRPWLEGRMPSFPARASLLAKGLAHGHGLGGRSAIEPDPDAELVKTGAKLVSAAGGFSCTSCHSVGSMVATQVFEAPGVNLILSGSRLRKDWVLRWLRNPLSIDPTSKMPVYFDEEGKSPLTEILDGDGTKQREAIWQYLRLGSRMPAPPVP